A section of the Rummeliibacillus pycnus genome encodes:
- a CDS encoding S-Ena type endospore appendage, with product MAKLGNCHMEPCCVNDAVCSTVHVVNQSLVTVWTNESPFNINGTIVVENPLQDGNATQQTVRLIITGSSGTDVNIAPGQTVALTVRGLHIIQVQGLTTGTTDVKVSFSLNYKF from the coding sequence ATGGCTAAATTAGGAAATTGTCATATGGAACCTTGTTGCGTGAATGATGCAGTTTGTTCAACCGTTCATGTAGTGAACCAATCTTTAGTTACAGTTTGGACCAATGAATCTCCGTTTAACATAAACGGAACAATTGTAGTAGAAAACCCATTACAAGATGGAAATGCAACTCAACAAACTGTTAGATTAATTATTACAGGTAGTTCGGGTACTGATGTGAACATCGCTCCTGGGCAAACTGTAGCTCTAACTGTAAGGGGCTTACACATTATTCAAGTTCAAGGTTTAACAACAGGAACAACAGATGTAAAAGTCTCCTTCTCCTTAAATTACAAGTTCTAA
- a CDS encoding class I SAM-dependent rRNA methyltransferase, which translates to MTNISTLRIDPKYVPELKRGYSLILKDAIQSKESLEEGEIFRLADQHNHYIGTGYYGHQNKGIGWVLTTKEHEQIDQSFFNKKINIALSHREDFFNDSQTTAFRVFNGEGDGIGGLTIDYFDGYYLVSWYSEGIYTFKEYIYNALNELVDFKAVYEKKRFDTKGQYIEQDDFVMGTAGDFPIIVKENGMNFAINLNDGAMTGIFLDQRDVRRAIRDHYANGTNMLNTFSYTGAFSVAAALGGATKTTSVDLAKRSLAKTIEQFSVNGIDYEAQDIKVMDVFHYFKYAIRHELKFDLVVLDPPSFARTKKMTFSTAKDYPKLLADAIAITEKDGIIVASTNNASFGMKKFKTFIDQAFKSTNTKYKIIDQYGLPKDFRANRNFPEFNYLKVVFIKKLSK; encoded by the coding sequence ATGACAAATATAAGTACTTTAAGAATAGACCCTAAGTATGTTCCTGAACTAAAAAGAGGCTATTCACTCATATTAAAAGATGCAATTCAAAGTAAAGAATCTTTGGAAGAAGGCGAAATCTTCCGTTTAGCAGACCAGCATAATCATTATATTGGAACCGGCTATTACGGCCATCAAAATAAGGGGATTGGCTGGGTTTTAACTACAAAAGAGCATGAACAAATTGACCAATCTTTCTTTAATAAGAAGATAAATATTGCTTTATCACATCGTGAAGATTTTTTTAATGACAGCCAAACTACAGCTTTTCGCGTCTTCAATGGCGAAGGTGATGGTATCGGTGGTTTAACCATCGACTATTTTGATGGATATTATTTGGTAAGCTGGTATAGTGAAGGAATCTATACATTTAAGGAATATATTTATAACGCATTAAATGAACTTGTTGATTTCAAAGCAGTCTATGAGAAAAAGCGTTTCGATACAAAAGGGCAATATATTGAACAAGATGATTTTGTTATGGGAACTGCTGGCGATTTTCCTATCATTGTGAAAGAAAATGGCATGAACTTTGCTATAAACTTAAATGATGGAGCAATGACGGGAATTTTCCTTGATCAACGTGATGTTCGCCGTGCTATTCGGGATCATTATGCAAATGGAACAAATATGTTAAATACTTTCTCCTATACAGGTGCTTTTTCAGTTGCAGCTGCATTAGGGGGTGCTACAAAAACAACAAGTGTGGATTTAGCAAAACGTAGTTTAGCTAAAACGATTGAGCAATTTAGTGTAAATGGTATCGACTATGAAGCTCAGGATATTAAAGTAATGGATGTATTCCACTACTTTAAATACGCTATTCGACATGAATTAAAATTTGATTTAGTTGTTTTAGATCCACCAAGCTTTGCTCGCACCAAAAAGATGACCTTCTCTACAGCAAAAGATTACCCAAAATTATTGGCAGATGCTATTGCTATTACTGAAAAAGATGGCATTATTGTAGCTTCAACTAATAACGCCAGCTTTGGAATGAAAAAATTCAAAACCTTTATCGACCAAGCATTTAAATCAACTAATACTAAATATAAAATCATCGACCAATACGGATTACCCAAAGATTTCCGTGCAAATCGTAACTTTCCGGAGTTCAATTATTTAAAAGTCGTATTCATCAAGAAATTAAGCAAATAA
- the bioB gene encoding biotin synthase BioB produces the protein MDYAKLAQQVIEGYQITDEEALAILECSDLDLLKVLDAAYQIRHHYFGNKVKLNMIINTKSGLCPENCGYCSQSIVSKAPIEKYPMMKQAEIVAGADRAAALNVGTYCIVASGRGPVNREIDIVVDSVKAIKEKHKDMTICACLGILKPEQAERLKEAGVDRYNHNINTSARNHSNITTSHTYDDRVQTVERAKAAGISPCSGVIVGMKETKQDVIDMARSLHALDADSIPVNFLNAIDGTPLEGTHELNPRYCLKVLALFRFINPTKEIRVSGGREVNLGSLQPLSLYAANSIFLGDYLTTDGQPGAEDKKMLEELGFEIDLAPMQKSACV, from the coding sequence ATGGATTACGCAAAATTAGCTCAGCAAGTCATTGAAGGTTACCAAATTACAGATGAAGAAGCATTAGCAATTTTAGAGTGTTCAGATCTTGATTTATTGAAAGTGCTAGATGCTGCTTACCAAATTCGTCATCATTATTTTGGCAATAAAGTGAAACTTAATATGATTATTAATACAAAATCTGGATTATGTCCGGAAAACTGTGGCTACTGTTCACAATCTATTGTTTCCAAAGCACCAATCGAAAAATATCCAATGATGAAGCAGGCAGAAATTGTAGCTGGAGCAGATCGTGCAGCAGCATTAAATGTGGGTACCTATTGCATCGTTGCAAGTGGTAGAGGTCCTGTGAATCGAGAAATTGATATTGTCGTAGATTCAGTAAAAGCGATTAAAGAAAAACATAAAGATATGACTATTTGTGCATGTTTAGGTATATTAAAGCCTGAACAAGCAGAGCGTCTAAAAGAAGCAGGTGTAGATCGTTATAATCATAATATCAATACATCTGCAAGAAATCATTCCAATATAACAACATCACATACATATGATGATCGTGTACAAACAGTTGAGCGTGCAAAAGCAGCAGGAATCTCTCCATGTTCAGGTGTCATCGTTGGTATGAAGGAAACTAAACAAGATGTTATTGATATGGCACGTAGTTTACATGCATTGGATGCAGATTCTATTCCCGTAAACTTCTTAAATGCCATTGACGGTACACCACTTGAAGGTACCCATGAACTAAATCCACGCTATTGCCTAAAAGTATTAGCGTTATTCCGCTTCATCAATCCAACTAAAGAGATACGAGTATCGGGAGGCCGCGAAGTTAACTTAGGCTCACTTCAACCATTAAGTCTATACGCTGCAAACTCTATTTTCTTAGGTGACTATCTTACAACAGACGGTCAACCAGGAGCTGAAGATAAGAAAATGCTTGAAGAACTAGGATTTGAAATTGATTTAGCACCAATGCAAAAGAGTGCTTGTGTTTAA
- a CDS encoding biotin transporter BioY — MTSNVSGTKTKSKLTTLEIVYCAMFATLMMIGANITSFAPFLVVGGVPITLQPLFAILAGLVLGSRLGAISITVYTLLGLVGAPVFAKFSGGFSSILSPTFGFIVVFILSAYVAGKMVEYRRTKTMYIAAALVGIALDYLIGTNWMYYAYKLWAAAPEGFTYKMAWLWMMPPLPKDIILAVFAGILGFRLQKIIKVGH, encoded by the coding sequence ATGACTTCAAATGTTTCTGGAACAAAGACAAAGAGTAAACTAACAACATTAGAAATTGTGTATTGTGCAATGTTTGCTACATTAATGATGATTGGTGCTAACATTACATCTTTTGCACCGTTTTTAGTAGTTGGTGGGGTGCCAATTACACTTCAACCTTTATTTGCTATTTTAGCAGGGCTAGTTTTAGGTAGCCGTTTAGGTGCTATTTCTATAACTGTTTATACACTTCTTGGTTTAGTGGGTGCTCCTGTTTTCGCTAAGTTTAGTGGTGGTTTTTCTTCAATATTAAGTCCAACTTTTGGATTTATCGTAGTGTTTATACTATCCGCTTATGTAGCAGGGAAAATGGTGGAATACCGACGTACAAAAACAATGTATATTGCAGCAGCACTTGTTGGGATAGCTCTTGACTATTTAATCGGTACAAACTGGATGTACTATGCATATAAACTTTGGGCAGCAGCTCCAGAAGGATTTACTTATAAAATGGCTTGGTTATGGATGATGCCGCCTCTTCCAAAAGATATTATTTTAGCTGTATTTGCAGGAATTCTTGGATTCCGTTTACAAAAAATCATAAAGGTGGGTCACTAA
- a CDS encoding S8 family peptidase, with translation MKNAKWWMPFALVLSILAYNPHHTFASSSTETAYKDVMIVYNNATGKQQILKLASSIKNNFDLLNIVQGDFSAKNLELLKQSPDIKVVEKKTEPLETNSTSLKGIMPLTNMRLLGVQNAWNRNLTGKGVKVAIFDTGVANIPALANVKKYSFVDDDPATPEDESSSLDTDGHGTAVAGIIAGQVSKLIADGYLVGLAPDVQLYSVKVFEPTGAKVETILKAVEWSIENNIDIINMSLGTEQDDPILYQAIKKASLAGITMVAAAGNEGKSSVDYPAKYSEVIAVSAIDNNKKLWRKSNTGSQVEYAAPGVDIYTMSSTRPFVQMTGTSISAPHVTGIIALLKQQYPTYTPGKLRSVIRNYTIDLGSTGRDSLYGYGILNTAIASPANVSKLSTLNITKTSATLHYEMAQNAVVPVEKYQIAVTGEKTITTTHTNYVLRSLKQGTTYHARVTAISTLGKEATGKTIKFTTAKDSESKIYVSKNKEKINSIIKKINQRKKLSLKYEFLPLYTVYSDLSASQKKAVKKYRYRLHLTAISTTAKSKYEKATNLSNMKKKRYTTIIFKKPIKASALKTNHIYVNDSGKNRTSFKLAKSKNGKTIKLSTKKSLAPGKYVIFIDRKGLKTLKGNAYKNSLAVKFTVK, from the coding sequence TTGAAAAATGCAAAATGGTGGATGCCCTTTGCTTTAGTACTATCCATATTGGCTTATAATCCTCATCATACTTTTGCTTCTTCTTCAACAGAGACAGCATACAAAGATGTGATGATTGTTTACAATAATGCAACGGGAAAACAGCAAATTTTGAAATTGGCGTCTTCTATTAAGAATAATTTTGATTTATTAAATATTGTGCAAGGGGATTTTAGTGCAAAGAATCTAGAACTATTAAAACAATCTCCAGATATTAAGGTAGTTGAGAAAAAAACTGAACCACTAGAGACAAATAGTACATCCTTAAAGGGGATTATGCCATTAACGAATATGAGATTGCTGGGGGTACAAAATGCTTGGAATCGCAATCTTACCGGAAAAGGCGTAAAGGTAGCAATTTTTGATACAGGTGTAGCTAACATTCCTGCGTTAGCAAATGTTAAAAAATATTCTTTTGTAGATGATGATCCTGCAACTCCTGAAGATGAAAGTTCATCATTAGATACAGATGGACATGGGACTGCTGTTGCCGGAATTATAGCAGGACAAGTAAGCAAGCTTATAGCAGATGGTTACTTAGTCGGTTTAGCCCCTGATGTACAATTATACAGTGTTAAAGTTTTTGAACCTACGGGTGCAAAAGTTGAAACAATCCTAAAGGCTGTTGAATGGTCTATAGAAAATAATATCGATATCATCAACATGTCACTTGGCACTGAACAAGATGATCCCATACTCTATCAAGCCATTAAAAAAGCTAGTTTAGCTGGTATTACAATGGTTGCAGCAGCTGGGAACGAAGGGAAATCAAGTGTTGATTATCCTGCAAAGTATAGTGAAGTAATTGCCGTATCAGCAATTGATAATAATAAAAAGCTATGGAGAAAGTCTAATACAGGAAGTCAGGTAGAGTATGCTGCACCCGGAGTAGATATTTATACGATGAGTTCGACTAGACCTTTTGTACAAATGACAGGTACATCGATATCGGCACCACATGTAACAGGAATCATTGCACTACTTAAACAGCAATATCCAACCTATACTCCAGGTAAACTACGAAGTGTAATCCGAAATTACACAATTGATTTGGGGAGTACAGGTAGAGATTCTTTATATGGTTATGGAATTCTAAATACAGCTATAGCAAGCCCAGCTAATGTGAGTAAACTCTCTACATTAAATATTACGAAAACATCAGCAACTTTACACTATGAAATGGCACAAAATGCTGTTGTTCCAGTAGAAAAATACCAAATAGCTGTAACAGGCGAGAAGACGATTACAACAACCCACACAAATTATGTATTAAGAAGCTTAAAGCAGGGTACTACATATCACGCAAGAGTTACAGCCATTAGTACACTTGGTAAAGAAGCTACGGGAAAGACTATCAAATTTACAACGGCAAAAGATTCTGAATCCAAAATTTATGTAAGTAAAAATAAGGAAAAGATTAATAGTATTATTAAGAAAATCAACCAAAGAAAAAAACTAAGTCTAAAATATGAATTTTTACCACTTTATACGGTTTACAGTGATTTATCTGCATCTCAAAAAAAAGCTGTTAAAAAATATCGATATAGACTTCATTTAACGGCTATTTCAACTACTGCGAAATCAAAATATGAAAAAGCAACTAATTTATCTAACATGAAAAAGAAAAGATACACAACAATCATATTTAAAAAGCCAATCAAAGCTTCAGCATTAAAAACAAATCATATTTATGTCAATGATTCAGGGAAAAATAGAACAAGCTTCAAATTAGCAAAAAGTAAAAATGGGAAAACTATTAAACTATCAACAAAAAAATCATTAGCTCCAGGGAAATACGTTATTTTTATAGATCGAAAGGGTCTTAAAACCTTAAAGGGAAATGCATACAAAAATTCACTTGCAGTAAAGTTTACAGTGAAATAA
- a CDS encoding SepA family multidrug efflux transporter, whose protein sequence is MFKHKKIKIRVSGWSALLLIIAILCISLTLAITVPYFGFYGLYTILAKFNLASIDIFEKWYQDLFYFGWFIILIFSMIILLDIICLFIIASCNIKLTKSIDTISTFVQFVISVVLFKKFIVTGFERINVTWSGSIILFLLLYIVVAVFSYEKTNNA, encoded by the coding sequence ATGTTTAAACATAAAAAGATTAAAATTCGTGTTTCTGGATGGTCAGCATTATTACTCATTATTGCTATTTTATGTATTTCCCTTACTTTGGCCATTACAGTTCCTTACTTTGGATTTTATGGTTTATATACTATATTAGCTAAATTTAACTTAGCAAGTATTGATATTTTCGAAAAGTGGTACCAAGACCTTTTCTACTTCGGTTGGTTTATCATACTAATTTTTTCTATGATTATCTTACTTGATATTATCTGCTTGTTTATTATTGCTAGTTGCAATATAAAATTGACAAAATCCATAGATACTATTAGTACTTTTGTACAGTTTGTTATAAGTGTCGTGCTCTTTAAAAAGTTCATAGTTACAGGCTTTGAGCGTATTAACGTCACTTGGAGTGGATCTATAATTCTTTTTTTATTACTTTATATAGTTGTAGCCGTTTTTAGTTACGAAAAAACCAATAACGCATAA
- a CDS encoding PH domain-containing protein: MLKKLASDALGLSDIGVVVPKEDFDKTESDDFVKHESGEVVYFLIKTKSDEYCFTNQALIHVDGDSAISKKRLLKRYDYEHSTISEVMLETAGTIDLDIEIKFTIDNIPMSIDIHKKFDTEIKDLYKALHTISMEMLHNKKNFEIAQNSLSYAAQSIGKIESKEVTPAQSFEQITQFATNWVIKNKEQYIKKDFGDIFELYINQ, from the coding sequence ATGTTAAAAAAACTAGCATCGGATGCACTTGGATTATCGGATATTGGGGTTGTTGTACCAAAAGAAGATTTTGATAAAACAGAGTCAGATGACTTTGTTAAACATGAATCAGGGGAAGTTGTATATTTCTTGATTAAAACAAAGTCAGATGAGTACTGCTTTACAAATCAAGCATTAATCCATGTAGATGGTGATTCAGCTATTAGTAAAAAACGTTTATTGAAACGATATGATTACGAACATAGCACAATATCTGAGGTTATGTTAGAAACAGCAGGAACCATTGATTTAGATATTGAAATTAAATTCACAATCGATAACATTCCAATGTCAATTGATATTCATAAAAAATTTGATACTGAAATTAAAGATCTCTATAAGGCATTGCATACTATTTCGATGGAGATGCTTCATAATAAGAAAAATTTCGAAATCGCACAAAATAGTCTAAGCTATGCAGCACAATCAATCGGAAAAATAGAATCTAAAGAAGTAACACCAGCACAATCCTTCGAACAAATTACACAATTTGCGACTAATTGGGTTATAAAGAATAAAGAACAATATATTAAAAAAGATTTTGGAGACATATTCGAACTATATATTAATCAATAA
- a CDS encoding amino acid ABC transporter ATP-binding protein produces MIEFKNVDKYYGDFHVLKDINLTINKGEVVVIIGPSGSGKSTLLRCINRLETISRGSLKIHNIELNDKKTDINKLRRKIGMVFQHFFLYPHKTVLENIMLAPVKALGQTKEEAKKTALAYLDKVGIPDKADAYPSQLSGGQQQRVAIARGLAMHPEIMLFDEPTSALDPEMIGEVLDVMKNLAKEGMTMVVVTHEMGFAKEVADRIIFVDKGQILEDSDPVEFYQEPKEERAKLFLSRILNH; encoded by the coding sequence ATGATTGAATTTAAGAACGTAGATAAGTATTATGGGGATTTCCATGTATTAAAAGATATTAATCTCACCATTAACAAAGGAGAGGTTGTTGTTATTATTGGACCATCTGGTTCTGGTAAAAGTACATTGCTTCGATGTATCAATCGATTGGAAACAATTTCTAGGGGATCGCTAAAGATTCATAATATTGAGCTAAATGATAAAAAAACAGATATTAACAAACTTCGCCGTAAAATTGGAATGGTATTTCAACACTTTTTTCTTTATCCACATAAAACCGTGTTAGAAAATATTATGCTTGCTCCTGTTAAAGCACTTGGACAAACCAAAGAAGAAGCAAAAAAAACAGCATTAGCCTATTTGGATAAAGTAGGAATTCCGGATAAAGCAGATGCTTATCCGTCACAACTATCTGGAGGACAACAACAACGTGTTGCGATCGCAAGAGGATTAGCAATGCATCCAGAAATCATGCTATTTGATGAACCAACATCTGCACTTGATCCCGAAATGATTGGAGAAGTATTAGATGTTATGAAAAATTTAGCTAAAGAAGGAATGACAATGGTTGTTGTAACGCATGAAATGGGCTTTGCAAAGGAAGTAGCTGATCGAATTATTTTCGTTGATAAAGGCCAAATACTTGAGGATTCAGATCCGGTTGAGTTCTATCAAGAACCAAAGGAAGAACGTGCAAAGTTATTCCTAAGCCGGATTTTAAATCATTAA
- a CDS encoding transporter substrate-binding domain-containing protein gives MFKKKKGLLTVLFLAILSVFMLAACGDKKDSSGDSSSNTGKNSLEAIKAKDKIVFGVKNDTRLFGLKDPKTGNIEGFDIDIAKEITKIILGDESKAEFKEVTSKTRIPMLQKGDIDAIVATMTITEERKKEVDFSDVYFKAGQALLVKKGSPIKSINDIKKGTKVLAVKGSTSAVNIREKAPDAQVLEFENYAEAFTALKAGQGDTLTTDNAILYGMVDEDPNYEVVGDIFTDEPYGIAVKKDSPELVKAINDALKEMKDNGRYDEIYKKWIKTSNK, from the coding sequence ATGTTCAAAAAGAAAAAGGGTTTACTTACAGTTTTATTCTTAGCAATACTTTCAGTATTTATGTTAGCTGCATGTGGAGACAAAAAGGATTCGTCCGGTGATTCTTCTAGCAACACTGGAAAGAATTCATTAGAAGCGATTAAAGCAAAAGATAAAATTGTATTTGGTGTAAAAAACGATACTCGTTTATTTGGTTTAAAAGATCCCAAAACAGGTAATATTGAAGGGTTTGATATTGATATTGCAAAAGAAATAACAAAAATTATTTTAGGTGATGAATCCAAAGCAGAATTTAAAGAAGTAACTTCAAAAACACGGATTCCAATGCTACAAAAAGGGGATATTGATGCAATCGTAGCAACCATGACAATTACTGAGGAACGCAAAAAGGAAGTAGACTTCTCTGATGTTTACTTCAAAGCTGGGCAAGCACTTCTTGTGAAAAAAGGTAGTCCAATTAAAAGTATTAATGATATAAAAAAAGGTACAAAAGTTCTTGCCGTTAAAGGTTCTACTTCTGCTGTAAACATTCGCGAAAAGGCTCCGGATGCCCAAGTATTAGAATTTGAAAACTATGCTGAAGCATTTACAGCTTTAAAAGCTGGTCAAGGTGATACATTAACAACTGATAATGCAATCCTTTACGGAATGGTTGACGAAGATCCAAACTATGAAGTAGTTGGTGACATCTTCACGGATGAACCATATGGTATCGCTGTGAAAAAAGACAGTCCAGAATTAGTAAAAGCAATAAATGATGCATTAAAAGAAATGAAAGACAATGGTCGATACGATGAAATCTACAAAAAATGGATTAAAACAAGTAACAAATAA
- a CDS encoding amino acid ABC transporter permease, whose product MPNFNILIENWNMYIEGFLNTLYISLIGLVGSFLLGTILAVLRIAPIKPLNWIGTAYVEFFRNIPLLIIAFFFYTALPTIGLQLNGFQAGTLALIIYTSAFIAEAVRAGILSVSKGQTEAARSSGLTYIQTMRYVVLPQAIKIVIPPLGNQFINLVKNSSILTILAAGDLMYQADLISTRTFVTFDVYIFVAVFYLVITIPLSTGVNYLEKRLAKSN is encoded by the coding sequence ATGCCAAATTTTAATATTTTAATAGAAAATTGGAATATGTACATAGAAGGTTTTTTAAATACACTTTATATAAGTTTAATTGGCCTAGTGGGTAGCTTTCTATTGGGAACAATACTAGCCGTTCTTCGAATTGCACCAATTAAACCATTAAATTGGATCGGAACAGCCTATGTTGAATTTTTTCGCAATATTCCTTTATTAATTATTGCTTTTTTCTTTTATACAGCCTTACCTACGATTGGTCTTCAACTAAATGGCTTTCAGGCTGGTACACTGGCACTTATTATTTATACTTCTGCATTTATTGCAGAAGCTGTTCGAGCTGGTATTTTATCCGTTTCTAAGGGGCAAACAGAGGCAGCACGTTCTTCAGGGTTAACCTATATTCAAACGATGCGCTATGTTGTTTTGCCACAAGCGATTAAAATTGTTATTCCACCTCTTGGTAACCAATTTATTAATCTTGTTAAAAACTCATCAATTTTAACTATATTAGCTGCAGGAGATTTAATGTATCAAGCTGATTTAATATCTACACGTACTTTTGTAACGTTCGATGTATATATTTTTGTTGCAGTATTTTATTTAGTGATTACTATACCTTTAAGCACTGGCGTTAATTATTTGGAAAAACGCCTTGCAAAGAGTAATTAA
- a CDS encoding amino acid ABC transporter permease, with product MDFAGAYSPDHLRFLLNGFVVTLKIAAISIILSFILAAFVGIIRYTKIPVISQIFAVVVEIIRNLPLLLIIFFTFFALPEVGIQMSIEMAAIVALTIFESAMISEVIRSGLNSIDKGQIEAGRSSGLTYVQTLWHIVLPQALKRMVPPIVSQFISLLKDTSLAVVIALPELMHNAQVINAQNINFIIPIFLLAAFMYWVVNYTLSIVARKLELKTS from the coding sequence ATGGATTTTGCTGGTGCTTATTCTCCAGATCATTTAAGATTCCTGTTGAATGGTTTTGTTGTAACATTAAAAATTGCGGCAATTTCAATTATTTTAAGCTTTATACTTGCAGCGTTCGTCGGAATTATTCGCTATACGAAAATACCCGTGATTTCTCAAATATTTGCAGTTGTAGTAGAAATCATACGAAACTTACCGTTGCTTTTAATCATCTTCTTTACTTTCTTTGCATTACCAGAAGTAGGGATTCAAATGAGTATTGAAATGGCTGCTATTGTAGCATTAACGATATTTGAATCTGCGATGATATCAGAAGTTATTCGAAGTGGCTTAAACTCTATAGATAAAGGGCAAATTGAAGCAGGGCGTTCTTCAGGTCTTACATATGTCCAAACTCTGTGGCACATTGTATTACCACAGGCTTTAAAAAGAATGGTACCGCCAATTGTGAGCCAATTTATCTCACTTTTAAAAGATACATCGCTTGCGGTTGTTATTGCTCTTCCTGAGCTTATGCATAATGCACAAGTCATAAATGCACAGAACATTAATTTCATTATTCCAATCTTCCTATTAGCTGCATTTATGTATTGGGTTGTTAACTACACACTATCAATTGTAGCAAGAAAATTAGAATTAAAAACGTCTTAG
- a CDS encoding FTR1 family iron permease → MRKKILFIISVLLLIIGFGIHNPAFADGNSNDDLKKAEKSVDKAIELAKKGDLSEAEKTYNHFDTTWREIETGIKNDSAKAYQDIESNMGQVVYAFTLKKQDQVVQALQGLKSVNDKFANGEYPKESGFKKKDISLDDFIILLQQTKKEIGKQNQTEALADIKRASDSWLSVEGVVVAQSASVYSDSERDLVKIQAMLSANPPNYNQANNTIDHMISYLTPLAEKSSYTYWDAAMILIREGLEALLVVIALMSFVKKSGEVRGKKWIWSGVLGGFAVSIILALIVKFVISSGAFGNNNALIGGWTGVFAAVMLLYMSYWLHSQSNIADWNRYIREKSQAALSTGKLVSLGILAFLAVFREGTETVLFYIGMASQIKLQSLLLGFLIGAAILGIIAILMVYVGLKLPLRPFFMVSSLIVFYLCIKFTGMGIHSLQLAGLIPTTNVESIPSIEFFALYPSWESAIPQVVLIILAIAIILVKKFKNNNNQ, encoded by the coding sequence ATGAGAAAAAAAATACTATTTATAATTTCGGTCCTTCTATTAATCATTGGATTTGGAATTCATAACCCTGCATTTGCAGATGGAAACTCCAATGATGATTTGAAGAAGGCTGAGAAATCTGTTGATAAAGCTATTGAATTGGCCAAAAAAGGGGATCTCTCAGAGGCAGAGAAAACTTATAACCATTTTGATACGACTTGGCGTGAAATTGAAACTGGTATAAAAAATGATTCAGCAAAAGCTTATCAAGATATTGAATCGAATATGGGACAAGTAGTTTATGCGTTTACTCTAAAAAAGCAAGATCAAGTAGTCCAGGCTTTACAAGGGTTAAAATCTGTAAATGATAAATTTGCAAATGGGGAATATCCAAAAGAATCAGGATTTAAGAAAAAAGATATTTCCCTAGACGATTTTATTATTCTTCTTCAACAAACAAAGAAGGAAATTGGAAAACAAAATCAAACCGAAGCTCTTGCGGATATAAAAAGGGCAAGCGATAGTTGGCTAAGTGTTGAGGGAGTAGTCGTTGCACAATCTGCGTCTGTCTATAGTGATTCGGAAAGGGATTTGGTGAAAATACAAGCAATGCTATCTGCTAATCCACCAAATTATAATCAAGCTAATAATACAATTGATCATATGATTAGTTATCTTACGCCATTAGCAGAAAAATCTAGCTACACTTATTGGGATGCGGCGATGATCCTAATTCGTGAAGGGTTAGAAGCCTTACTTGTTGTCATTGCCCTTATGTCTTTTGTAAAAAAATCAGGAGAGGTAAGAGGGAAAAAGTGGATTTGGAGTGGGGTTCTAGGTGGATTTGCAGTAAGTATCATCCTGGCTCTAATCGTTAAATTTGTCATCTCTTCTGGTGCGTTTGGCAATAATAATGCACTGATTGGTGGTTGGACAGGGGTATTTGCGGCTGTCATGTTATTGTATATGAGCTATTGGCTTCACAGTCAATCAAATATCGCTGATTGGAATCGCTATATTCGCGAGAAAAGTCAAGCAGCCTTATCTACAGGAAAACTTGTTTCACTTGGGATTCTTGCTTTTCTAGCAGTATTTCGCGAAGGTACAGAAACTGTCTTATTTTATATCGGCATGGCAAGCCAAATTAAGCTTCAATCACTTCTACTTGGTTTTCTAATAGGAGCAGCTATCCTGGGAATTATAGCTATTTTAATGGTGTATGTAGGCTTGAAATTGCCACTTCGACCATTCTTTATGGTATCAAGTCTAATTGTCTTTTATCTTTGCATTAAGTTTACGGGGATGGGCATTCATAGCCTACAATTAGCGGGATTAATTCCAACTACTAATGTTGAAAGTATTCCAAGCATTGAATTTTTCGCACTGTATCCTTCATGGGAGAGTGCTATTCCACAAGTGGTTCTTATTATTCTTGCGATTGCTATCATTCTAGTGAAAAAATTTAAAAACAATAACAATCAGTAG